A stretch of Gadus macrocephalus chromosome 17, ASM3116895v1 DNA encodes these proteins:
- the rell1 gene encoding RELT-like protein 1, producing the protein MAESIGAVLVVTPGQTPSPAGPGVAEASPEYMAFVLVPVFFTLGLLGVLICHLLKRRGYRCTTGEPPAEGEEPEEDLELGGDLNDTFSENNDTVGQIVHMIMSNEANSDALKAMVEQNSIDSDGPPLTPTSPPPSSPPRTPVWPGPPRVPRGAVATSKHTCSHLHTIGGPGGPKNTCSRCSQKKWPLMRRPLTPRRSENRRSHQGEVTVLAVGRFRVTKSEKQPRERRTLPTSEANGSAPTSPDQAEPKSRTTSESQQEPTK; encoded by the exons CGGGCCAGACCCCCAGCCCGGCGGGGCCTGGCGTGGCCGAGGCCAGCCCAGAGTACATGGCCTTCGTGCTGGTGCCGGTCTTCTTCACACTGGGGCTGCTGGGGGTCCTGATCTGTCACCTCCTGAAGAGGAGGGGCTACCGCTGCACCACCGGGGAGCCCCccgcagagggggaggagccagaggaggacCTGGAGCTGGGCGGAG ACTTGAACGACACGTTCAGCGAGAACAACGACACCGTGGGGCAGATTGTCCACATGATCATGAGTAATGAAG cAAACTCGGACGCCCTCAAAGCCATGGTTGAGCAGAACAGCATTGACTCTGATGG cccCCCGCTGacgcccacctccccccccccgtccagccccccccggacccccgtcTGGCCGGGCCCCCCGCGGGTCCCCCGCGGCGCCGTGGCCACGTCCAAGCACACGTGCAGCCACCTGCACACCAtcgggggccccgggggccccaAGAACAcctgcagccgctgcagccagAAGAAGTGGCCCCTGATGCGGCGGCCCCTCACCCCCCGGCGCTCGGAGAACCGCCGCTCCCACCAGGGCGAGGTCACCGTGCTCGCCGTCGGCAG gttCCGTGTGACCAAGTCTGAGAAGCAGCCCAGAGAGAGGCGGACCCTGCCGACCTCAGAGGCCAATGGCAGCGCTCCGACCTCCCCCGACCAGGCGGAGCCTAAGAGCAGGACCACGTCGGAATCCCAGCAG GAGCCGAccaagtga